One Engystomops pustulosus chromosome 7, aEngPut4.maternal, whole genome shotgun sequence DNA window includes the following coding sequences:
- the EEF1G gene encoding elongation factor 1-gamma, which translates to MAGGTLYTYPDNWRAYKPLIAAQYSGFPITVASSAPEFQFGVTNKTPEFLKKFPLGKVPAFEGNDGFCLFESSAIAHYVGNEQLRGASRLDQAQVLQWVSFADNHIVPPASAWVFPTLGIMQFNKQATEQAKEEVKLILASLDAHLKTRTFLVGERVTLADIAVTCSLLWLYKQVLDPSFRQPFGNVTRWFVTCVNQPQFRSVLGEVKLCDKMAQFDAKKFAELQPKKETPKKEKPAKEQKKEKEEKKPAPPPAPAAEEDLDESEKALAAEPKSKDPYAHLPKSSFIMDEFKRKYSNEDTLSVALPYFWEHFDKEGWSIWYSEYRFPNELTQTFMSCNLITGMFQRLDKLRKTGFASVILFGTNNDSTISGVWVFRGQDLAFTLSEDWQIDYESYTWRKLDTDSEECKTLVKEYFCWEGDFKHVGKAFNQGKIFK; encoded by the exons ATGGCCGGTGGG ACTCTGTACACATACCCTGATAACTGGAGGGCATACAAGCCCCTCATCGCTGCCCAGTATTCAGGGTTTCCCATCACTGTCGCCTCCTCTGCCCCAGAATTCCAGTTTGGAGTAACTAACAAGACACCAGAATTCCTGAAGAAGTTTCCTCTGGGGAAG GTTCCAGCATTTGAGGGTAATGACGGCTTCTGTCTGTTTGAGAGCAGCGCCATCGCTCACTATG TGGGTAATGAACAACTGCGTGGGGCTTCCCGGCTAGACCAGGCCCAGGTCCTTCAATGGGTCAGTTTCGCAGACAACCACATTGTCCCTCCGGCCAGTGCTTGGGTTTTCCCAACTCTGGGGATCATGCAGTTCAACAAGCAG GCCACAGAACAAGCAAAGGAGGAGGTGAAGCTCATCTTGGCTAGTTTGGATGCTCATCTTAAGACCCGGACATTCTTGGTTGGTGAGAGGGTCACCTTGGCTGACATCGCTGTTACCTGCTCCCTACTGTGGCTGTACAAACAG GTCTTGGATCCATCTTTCCGCCAGCCGTTCGGTAATGTCACAAGATGGTTTGTGACTTGTGTGAATCAGCCCCAGTTCCGTTCAGTTTTGGGAGAGGTGAAGCTCTGCGACAAGATGGCTCAGTTTGATG CTAAGAAGTTTGCAGAACTGCAGCCCAAGAAAGAGACCCCCAAGAAAGAGAAACCAGCAAAAGAACAGAAgaaagagaaggaggagaagaagcccgcccctcccccagcaccAGCCGCAGAGGAGGACCTCGATGAATCTGAAAAGGCTCTTGCAGCGGAGCCTAAGTCCAAGGACCCCTATGCGCATCTCCCCAAGAG CTCCTTCATTATGGATGAATTTAAAAGAAAGTATTCCAATGAAGACACCCTATCCGTAGCTCTGCCTTATTTCTGGGAGCATTTTGACAAGGAGGGTTGGTCCATCTGGTACTCGGAGTACCGCTTCCCCAATGAACTCACTCAGACCTTCATGAGCTGCAACCTTATTACAG GTATGTTCCAGCGCTTGGACAAGCTCCGTAAAACCGGCTTTGCCAGCGTTATCCTCTTTGGAACCAACAATGACAGCACAATCTCCGGAGTGTGGGTGTTCAGAGGCCAGGATCTGGCATTCACA CTGAGCGAGGATTGGCAAATAGACTATGAATCTTACACTTGGAGGAAGCTGGATACGGATAGTGAAGAGTGCAAGACCCTCGTGAAAGAGTATTTCTGCTGGGAAGGAGACTTCAAGCATGTGGGCAAAGCCTTCAACCAGGGCAAAATCTTCAAGTGA